One Polynucleobacter sp. MG-5-Ahmo-C2 genomic window carries:
- the cls gene encoding cardiolipin synthase, translating into MNDLLSVFLRHFFELNINWLLFVHFALVTYFIGVIISVRRPVGVAFAWIFIVMTFPVFGISLYVLIGERPVGRRLTRKITRMNREYMRITEKMRQDYAGDRQGMPAEGRALSLLAEANNGSPVMAGNKLELFTNSLEILQHFIDEINQAKKSLHLEFYIWALGGDADRVGEALIAAAKRGVACRVLLDSLGSKDWFKSKWPARFRNAGIQVTEALPIQVGRFQFRRADLRLHRKIFVVDGSVVWTGSMNMVDPRTFKQDSGVGEWVDAMVRVQGPVASQFELTFSFDWSVDNPSVTHFNDRNPSAAPYEGAALAQELASGPVYRDDILYQVMLSAIIDAREELTITTPYFGPDDGLLQALMASARRGVKVTLIVPKLNDSTLVAWSSKSFYTDLMGSGVKIAEFDGGLLHTKSLLVDKRMAIFGSVNFDQRSLRLNFEISLIVYNEAFCAKLEQLIESYLSQSDFIDPLVWAKRPRWNHYLENAAHLASPLL; encoded by the coding sequence ATGAACGATCTACTGAGTGTTTTTTTAAGACATTTTTTTGAACTCAATATTAATTGGCTGTTATTTGTGCACTTTGCCTTAGTCACCTACTTTATTGGCGTCATTATTTCCGTTAGAAGACCAGTAGGAGTTGCATTTGCCTGGATTTTTATTGTGATGACCTTTCCTGTTTTTGGTATTAGTTTGTATGTATTGATTGGTGAACGTCCAGTCGGTCGAAGATTGACGCGAAAAATTACTCGTATGAACCGAGAGTACATGCGGATTACCGAAAAGATGCGTCAAGACTATGCGGGCGATAGGCAGGGAATGCCTGCTGAGGGTAGGGCATTAAGCCTCTTGGCAGAAGCCAATAACGGCTCACCGGTCATGGCTGGAAATAAGCTTGAGTTGTTCACCAACTCCCTAGAAATTTTGCAGCATTTTATTGATGAAATAAATCAAGCAAAGAAAAGTCTTCATCTAGAGTTTTATATCTGGGCACTTGGTGGTGATGCCGATCGGGTGGGGGAGGCTTTAATTGCAGCAGCTAAGCGCGGTGTAGCTTGTCGCGTCTTGCTGGATTCGTTGGGCAGTAAAGACTGGTTTAAGTCTAAGTGGCCAGCACGTTTTCGCAATGCTGGCATTCAGGTAACTGAGGCGTTGCCAATACAGGTCGGGCGCTTTCAGTTTCGAAGAGCCGATTTGCGTTTGCATAGAAAAATATTTGTAGTAGACGGTTCCGTTGTCTGGACGGGTAGTATGAATATGGTTGATCCGCGTACCTTCAAACAAGATTCAGGTGTGGGTGAGTGGGTTGATGCGATGGTAAGGGTGCAAGGTCCAGTTGCCTCTCAGTTTGAGCTCACCTTTTCGTTTGATTGGAGTGTTGATAACCCGAGCGTTACTCACTTTAATGATCGTAATCCATCGGCAGCACCTTATGAGGGTGCGGCGCTTGCCCAAGAGCTTGCATCAGGACCAGTCTATCGGGATGATATTTTGTATCAAGTGATGTTATCGGCCATTATCGATGCTCGTGAAGAGCTCACTATTACTACGCCTTATTTTGGCCCAGATGATGGATTGTTACAGGCTCTGATGGCATCAGCGAGGCGTGGAGTAAAGGTAACCCTCATCGTGCCTAAGCTCAACGATTCCACTTTAGTGGCTTGGAGTAGCAAAAGCTTCTATACGGATCTCATGGGTTCAGGAGTGAAAATTGCTGAATTTGATGGGGGTCTGTTGCACACCAAGAGTCTGTTGGTTGACAAGAGAATGGCAATCTTTGGATCAGTCAACTTTGATCAGCGCAGCTTGCGTTTGAATTTTGAGATTAGTTTAATTGTCTACAACGAAGCATTCTGCGCTAAGCTAGAGCAATTAATTGAATCCTATTTGAGTCAATCTGACTTTATTGACCCCCTCGTATGGGCGAAGCGGCCACGCTGGAATCATTATTTAGAAAATGCTGCGCACTTAGCTTCGCCGCTACTCTAA
- a CDS encoding ABC transporter permease: MLIAFQDALALLAHLNGGVLGIVLVSLQVSLTALLFGTLFGLPIGALLATEEFSGKKWIIVVLNTLMGVPTVIVGVIIYLLLSRTGPLGAWGWLFTVKGMILAQILLTTPLIAALSRQILEDSWRIHRDTFLSLRLPPLARFKWLIWDCRFSLTIAILAGLARAISEVGAVMIVGGNIDHSTRTMTTAIALETSKGDLPLALALGIVLLGIVLLANLFTFVIRQVAERRYG; this comes from the coding sequence ATGTTGATCGCCTTTCAAGACGCCCTCGCTCTCCTTGCCCATCTCAACGGAGGGGTTTTAGGAATCGTCCTAGTCTCACTCCAAGTAAGCCTAACTGCTCTACTCTTTGGCACGCTGTTTGGCCTGCCAATTGGGGCGCTACTAGCAACCGAGGAATTTAGTGGCAAGAAGTGGATCATCGTGGTCTTAAATACCTTAATGGGGGTTCCAACGGTAATTGTTGGGGTCATTATTTACCTCCTGCTATCCCGCACAGGGCCTTTAGGGGCATGGGGATGGCTATTTACAGTCAAGGGTATGATCTTGGCTCAAATCCTCCTTACAACCCCTTTAATTGCTGCCCTAAGCCGTCAAATTTTGGAAGATTCCTGGAGAATTCATCGCGATACCTTTTTGAGCCTCAGATTGCCACCGCTAGCGCGCTTTAAGTGGCTCATTTGGGATTGTCGCTTCTCCCTCACGATTGCCATCCTTGCCGGACTTGCAAGGGCAATTTCTGAGGTTGGCGCCGTCATGATCGTCGGTGGCAATATTGATCACTCCACTAGAACTATGACTACTGCAATCGCTCTAGAAACTAGCAAAGGAGACCTCCCGCTTGCGCTTGCACTTGGAATTGTCTTGTTGGGAATCGTACTGTTAGCAAACCTTTTTACATTTGTCATCCGTCAAGTGGCGGAGCGTCGCTATGGTTAA
- a CDS encoding CaiB/BaiF CoA-transferase family protein — protein sequence MSIRPLDGITVVSLEHAIAAPFCTRQLADLGARVIKVERPGGGDFARIYDTQVDGLCSHFVWVNRSKESLTLDLKQPSAIAALKQLLKTADVLVQNLAPGAAARMGLTADVLQKDNPRLILCDISGYGNDGPYRDKKAYDLLIQSEAGFLSVTGTPETPSKSGNSIADIAAGMYAYTNILAALLQRGKTGKGTVIDISMLESLSEWMSFPMYYAYKGAEPPPRNGASHATIYPYGPFKAGDGKTVMLGLQNEREWVQFCETVLENPALAKDERFDRNFKRNEKRSELLEIINTCFSKLSSDQLIARLDKAQIANAHLNDMEGLWKHEQLKARNRFAEVGTPNGPIAALLPPGLNDSYDYRMDPIPAVGEHTDTILKELGLPESDIASMRASGAI from the coding sequence ATGAGCATTCGTCCGCTAGATGGAATTACGGTTGTCTCACTTGAGCATGCCATCGCCGCACCCTTCTGTACTAGGCAATTAGCTGACTTAGGTGCTCGCGTCATTAAAGTGGAACGTCCTGGTGGTGGTGACTTTGCAAGAATCTATGACACCCAAGTTGATGGGCTTTGCTCGCACTTTGTTTGGGTCAATCGATCTAAGGAAAGTCTCACGCTGGATCTCAAACAGCCATCTGCAATAGCGGCACTCAAGCAGCTACTGAAAACTGCTGATGTCTTAGTGCAAAACTTAGCACCAGGAGCTGCCGCACGCATGGGCCTGACTGCGGATGTGCTACAGAAAGATAATCCCAGATTAATTTTGTGTGACATTTCTGGATACGGCAATGATGGGCCTTATCGCGATAAAAAAGCTTATGACCTTTTAATCCAAAGTGAGGCCGGCTTCTTATCCGTCACAGGCACCCCAGAGACACCGAGCAAGTCCGGTAACTCCATTGCTGATATCGCTGCAGGTATGTACGCCTACACCAATATCCTCGCCGCACTCTTGCAAAGAGGAAAAACTGGCAAGGGCACTGTCATTGATATCTCGATGCTGGAGTCGCTGAGTGAGTGGATGAGCTTTCCGATGTACTACGCTTATAAAGGCGCAGAACCACCGCCCAGAAATGGCGCATCGCATGCCACCATTTATCCTTATGGTCCATTTAAGGCTGGCGACGGCAAGACTGTCATGCTTGGCCTGCAGAATGAACGTGAATGGGTTCAATTTTGCGAGACTGTATTGGAAAATCCTGCACTTGCTAAAGATGAGCGCTTCGATCGCAACTTCAAGCGCAATGAAAAACGCTCCGAGTTGCTCGAAATTATTAATACCTGCTTTAGCAAGCTTAGCTCAGACCAACTTATTGCGAGATTAGATAAAGCTCAAATTGCCAATGCCCACCTCAACGATATGGAGGGCCTCTGGAAACATGAACAATTGAAAGCCCGCAATCGATTTGCAGAAGTAGGCACGCCCAATGGGCCAATCGCTGCACTACTCCCTCCTGGACTAAATGATAGTTATGACTATCGCATGGACCCCATTCCGGCTGTGGGCGAACATACAGATACCATTCTGAAAGAGCTAGGATTGCCAGAATCCGATATTGCCAGCATGCGCGCTAGCGGAGCAATTTAG
- the fdh3B gene encoding formate dehydrogenase FDH3 subunit beta, whose product MARMKFICDTERCIECNGCVTACKNDNEVPWGINRRRVVTVNDGIIGQEKSISVACMHCTDAPCMAVCPVDCFYRTDEGVVLHDKDICIGCGYCSFACPFGAPQFLSKGAFGSRSKMDKCTFCSGGPEENGSVAEFEKYGRNRLAEGKLPLCAEMCSTKALIGGDSDIISGIFNNRVATREKNGKYPGSKAFGWTTAYGGPDTPAPTPTPAAKIPGAK is encoded by the coding sequence ATGGCAAGAATGAAATTTATTTGCGACACAGAGCGATGCATCGAATGCAACGGTTGTGTCACTGCCTGTAAAAACGATAACGAAGTGCCTTGGGGTATTAATCGTCGTCGTGTTGTAACGGTGAATGATGGAATTATTGGTCAGGAAAAATCAATCTCAGTCGCTTGTATGCACTGTACTGATGCGCCTTGTATGGCCGTATGCCCAGTAGATTGCTTCTACCGCACTGATGAGGGTGTAGTACTGCATGACAAGGACATTTGTATTGGTTGCGGCTATTGCTCCTTTGCCTGCCCATTTGGCGCACCACAATTTCTGAGTAAGGGCGCCTTTGGCTCTCGCAGCAAGATGGATAAGTGCACATTCTGTAGCGGCGGCCCAGAAGAAAACGGTAGCGTTGCCGAGTTTGAAAAGTATGGCCGCAATCGTTTAGCAGAAGGTAAGTTACCTTTGTGTGCTGAAATGTGTTCTACCAAAGCATTGATTGGTGGCGACAGTGACATTATTTCTGGGATCTTCAATAACCGCGTTGCTACTCGTGAAAAAAATGGGAAGTATCCTGGCTCTAAAGCTTTTGGTTGGACTACTGCTTATGGTGGACCGGACACTCCAGCACCAACACCAACGCCTGCTGCAAAAATTCCAGGAGCTAAATAA
- a CDS encoding formate dehydrogenase subunit gamma, with protein MKRSFSKVLRTLVVAAGFSLTLAGGMSYAERAPMAPLPSPSGVDIPPLSVPANPNSLANGTQAQAQPANPSIFTSANSDPYNFVSIPDKEASVLIQRSGQEWRLIRNGVITVFGGWILAVAFFGIAALFIVKGPIKLHAPLSGQKIKRFNGFERFTHWVMAASFIGLAFTGLLILYGKYFAMPLMGGVAYGAFLNICKNIHNYSGPLFTLSVVIFFLLFATRNIPGEGDLTWIKSFGGMFGGKHPPAGFFNFGEKIWFWFGMTFLGLVISGSGLVLDMIVPFMQVEYIRGTMQIANIIHSSAAILMTAMAMGHIYIGSIGMQGSIDGMKTGYVDATWAKEHHEIWYNKVNK; from the coding sequence ATGAAACGATCATTCTCTAAAGTTCTACGCACTTTGGTAGTGGCTGCTGGTTTTTCGCTGACTCTAGCAGGCGGGATGAGTTATGCAGAGCGCGCACCAATGGCGCCTTTGCCTTCCCCAAGTGGGGTAGATATTCCACCTTTATCGGTACCAGCTAACCCCAACAGCTTAGCTAACGGAACTCAGGCTCAGGCACAACCAGCAAACCCTTCTATCTTTACTTCTGCGAATAGCGATCCATACAACTTTGTTAGCATTCCTGATAAAGAGGCTAGCGTTTTGATTCAGCGCTCTGGTCAAGAGTGGCGCTTGATTCGTAACGGTGTGATTACGGTGTTCGGAGGCTGGATACTGGCGGTTGCTTTCTTTGGCATTGCGGCGCTTTTTATCGTCAAAGGCCCAATCAAATTGCATGCACCGCTGTCGGGACAAAAAATTAAACGGTTCAATGGCTTTGAGCGTTTTACTCACTGGGTGATGGCAGCTAGCTTTATTGGCCTTGCTTTCACTGGCTTGCTGATACTGTACGGCAAGTATTTTGCAATGCCCTTAATGGGCGGTGTTGCCTATGGGGCATTTCTGAATATCTGTAAGAATATTCACAACTACTCTGGCCCTTTGTTTACTCTGAGCGTAGTGATTTTCTTCCTACTCTTTGCAACTCGAAATATTCCTGGCGAAGGTGATCTCACTTGGATAAAGTCATTTGGCGGAATGTTTGGTGGCAAACATCCTCCTGCTGGTTTTTTCAATTTTGGAGAAAAGATTTGGTTCTGGTTTGGTATGACTTTCTTGGGCTTGGTGATTTCAGGTTCTGGCCTTGTGCTGGACATGATTGTGCCGTTTATGCAAGTTGAGTACATACGCGGAACGATGCAAATTGCCAATATTATTCATAGTAGCGCTGCAATCTTAATGACTGCGATGGCAATGGGGCATATTTATATAGGTTCTATTGGCATGCAAGGTTCTATTGATGGCATGAAGACTGGTTACGTTGATGCTACATGGGCTAAAGAGCACCATGAGATCTGGTACAACAAAGTTAACAAATAA
- a CDS encoding endonuclease/exonuclease/phosphatase family protein, with translation MTQNRSARFTIMSMNVHKGVSTLHRHSTIYQLRQKMRNHHPDLLFLQELQQEHRGRIRRYGQWPLTELTHFLSEDFWHDWHYGKNMEYPDGHHGNAILSKQPLHKGLNYDISAYRFERRGLLHSVTQLDGVGQPIHCFCVHLALFERGRERQLEQIIGYIEDLAQDCPTIVAGDFNDWRNRVGAPMKKAGFEEVFEFLTGSPAKTFPSIKPLLAMDRIYVRGLKIHSAEILHEWMRLSDHLGITAELELI, from the coding sequence ATGACTCAAAATAGAAGCGCTCGCTTTACCATCATGAGTATGAATGTGCATAAAGGGGTTTCTACCTTGCACAGGCATTCGACTATTTATCAGTTGCGGCAAAAAATGCGCAATCATCATCCGGATTTACTTTTTCTCCAAGAATTGCAGCAGGAGCATCGCGGTCGTATTAGACGATATGGGCAGTGGCCTCTTACGGAGTTAACCCACTTTCTATCGGAAGACTTTTGGCATGACTGGCATTACGGAAAAAATATGGAGTATCCCGATGGTCATCACGGCAATGCAATTCTGTCTAAGCAGCCATTGCACAAAGGTCTTAATTACGATATCTCTGCCTATCGCTTTGAAAGACGGGGCTTATTGCATAGCGTGACTCAACTGGATGGAGTGGGTCAACCTATTCATTGCTTCTGCGTGCACTTGGCTCTATTTGAGCGGGGTAGAGAGCGCCAGCTAGAGCAAATTATTGGATATATTGAAGATTTAGCGCAAGATTGCCCCACTATCGTGGCTGGAGACTTTAACGACTGGCGTAATCGAGTGGGAGCGCCGATGAAGAAGGCTGGCTTTGAGGAGGTGTTTGAGTTCTTGACGGGCAGCCCCGCTAAGACTTTCCCCAGCATCAAGCCTTTACTGGCAATGGATCGTATTTATGTGCGCGGTCTAAAAATTCATTCTGCAGAAATTTTGCATGAGTGGATGAGGCTGTCAGATCATTTGGGTATTACAGCAGAACTGGAATTGATATGA
- a CDS encoding ATP-binding cassette domain-containing protein, producing MVNTTEQFARFIELRDIRVKSNGRTILSIPHAIIPADRITACIGPNGAGKTTLLKLLDGLIKPDTGTVSYSFANKTALVLHHTPMIKASARANLAMIQDADSTVTDTEVQQVIERVGLENLASTPAHKLSAGERQKLCLGRAILKKPNLVLLDEPTANLDPNTTEQVEEMIRDFDMQNTDVIFSSHQLAQVQRLAQYIIFIDHGEIKEKGPVGPFFSNPQTQAAKRYLHQELLTD from the coding sequence ATGGTTAATACAACTGAGCAATTTGCGAGATTTATCGAGCTGCGCGATATCAGAGTTAAAAGTAATGGTCGCACCATTCTCAGCATTCCGCATGCCATCATTCCGGCTGACCGCATTACCGCTTGCATTGGCCCCAATGGTGCAGGCAAAACCACCCTATTAAAACTCTTAGATGGACTAATCAAACCAGATACTGGAACAGTGAGCTATTCATTTGCCAATAAGACTGCATTAGTTTTACATCACACCCCAATGATTAAGGCTTCAGCTAGAGCCAATTTAGCGATGATCCAGGATGCAGACTCTACAGTGACCGATACAGAGGTACAGCAAGTGATCGAACGGGTTGGCTTGGAGAATCTGGCCTCCACTCCTGCTCATAAGTTATCTGCTGGCGAGAGACAAAAGCTTTGTCTTGGGCGGGCAATCTTAAAAAAGCCAAACTTAGTCTTACTGGATGAGCCTACCGCGAACCTTGACCCCAATACCACGGAGCAGGTTGAAGAAATGATTCGTGATTTTGATATGCAAAACACTGATGTCATTTTTTCATCACACCAACTTGCTCAGGTGCAAAGACTTGCGCAATACATCATCTTTATCGATCATGGCGAAATAAAAGAAAAGGGACCCGTAGGCCCCTTCTTTTCCAATCCGCAAACACAGGCCGCTAAACGCTACCTACATCAAGAATTGCTAACGGATTAA